A section of the Aminiphilus circumscriptus DSM 16581 genome encodes:
- a CDS encoding IS256 family transposase — MKALFGNETDALKTLMKEVLQEILDGEMTELLGAERHERNTERTGYRSGYYTRSLVTRIGKLELRIPRDRNGEFSTALFERYQRSEKALVAALAEMYVQGVSTRKVTAITEELCGHRFSASSISAINKGLDEALSRFANRPLDEEYPYLILDARYEKVRENGVIRSQAVQIAIGINREGQRQILAVELAPRETASSWKEFLLGLKLRGLRGVEFVVSDDHAGLRSAIGETLLEASWQRCYVHFLRNALDHLPRKADDDCLQELRWIYDRRDIMEAHRDLTSWITKWQRKYPKLVDWVEENIEETLTFYRLPRAHHKHLKSTNMLERLNEEIKRRTRVVRIFPNTDACQRLIRALCVETHEAWLESSRYLNMDLLIEHKKALLEKCG, encoded by the coding sequence GAAAGCCCTTTTCGGGAACGAAACGGACGCCCTGAAGACCCTGATGAAGGAAGTGCTGCAAGAAATCCTTGACGGGGAAATGACGGAACTCCTTGGAGCCGAACGACATGAGCGCAACACAGAACGTACGGGTTATCGGTCAGGCTACTATACCCGAAGTCTGGTCACGCGAATCGGCAAGCTGGAACTGCGGATTCCCAGAGACCGCAACGGAGAATTCTCCACGGCACTGTTCGAGCGTTATCAGCGCAGTGAGAAGGCATTGGTGGCGGCTCTGGCGGAAATGTATGTGCAGGGCGTGTCCACGCGCAAAGTGACGGCGATCACCGAGGAATTGTGCGGACATCGTTTTTCCGCGAGCAGCATCAGCGCCATCAACAAAGGTCTCGATGAAGCCCTGTCTCGTTTTGCGAACCGTCCCCTTGACGAAGAGTACCCGTATTTGATTCTGGATGCTCGCTACGAGAAAGTTCGCGAGAACGGAGTTATCCGTTCCCAGGCGGTACAGATCGCCATCGGAATCAACCGGGAGGGGCAGCGGCAGATCTTGGCGGTGGAATTGGCTCCCCGTGAAACGGCAAGCAGTTGGAAAGAGTTTCTTCTCGGGCTCAAGCTACGGGGTTTGCGCGGTGTCGAATTCGTGGTATCCGACGACCACGCAGGACTTCGTTCGGCCATCGGAGAGACCCTGCTCGAAGCATCTTGGCAGCGTTGCTACGTCCATTTTCTGCGGAATGCTCTGGATCATCTGCCCCGTAAGGCCGATGACGATTGTCTCCAGGAACTCCGCTGGATCTACGACCGCCGGGACATTATGGAGGCCCACCGGGATCTGACGTCCTGGATCACCAAATGGCAGAGGAAATATCCGAAGCTTGTTGACTGGGTGGAGGAGAACATAGAGGAGACGCTGACCTTCTACCGGCTTCCCAGAGCACATCACAAGCATCTGAAGTCAACCAACATGCTGGAACGGCTCAACGAAGAGATCAAGAGAAGGACCCGGGTCGTCCGTATCTTCCCAAACACCGATGCATGTCAGCGCCTGATACGGGCACTTTGCGTCGAAACCCACGAGGCGTGGCTGGAGTCCAGTCGCTACCTCAACATGGACCTGTTGATCGAACACAAAAAGGCACTCTTGGAAAAGTGTGGCTAA
- a CDS encoding indolepyruvate oxidoreductase subunit beta, which produces MSGREERNILLVGVGGQGTILTSKILSQGLVDLGYDVKMSEIHGMAQRGGSVSTQIKYGRKIYAPNIGPGEADLLVAFEKAEALRWFPWLRKGGILVLDPREIYPVPVLTGEATYPENVVESLSAVVENLRVIEAAKVANELGSPRSQNMVLLGALVSLLGLEGAAWKDLVARFVPPKARDVNLLAFERGAALAMR; this is translated from the coding sequence ATGAGCGGCAGGGAAGAGCGGAACATTCTTCTCGTGGGTGTGGGCGGTCAGGGAACGATTCTCACGTCGAAGATCCTCAGCCAGGGGCTCGTGGACCTGGGATACGACGTGAAAATGTCCGAGATCCACGGCATGGCCCAGCGCGGCGGCAGCGTCTCCACCCAGATCAAGTACGGACGCAAGATCTACGCTCCCAACATCGGCCCCGGCGAGGCGGATCTCCTTGTTGCCTTCGAAAAGGCGGAGGCGCTCCGGTGGTTTCCCTGGCTTCGGAAGGGCGGCATTCTCGTGCTGGACCCGAGGGAGATCTATCCCGTCCCGGTCCTCACCGGAGAAGCCACCTATCCGGAAAACGTCGTGGAGAGCCTGTCCGCCGTGGTGGAGAACCTTCGGGTCATCGAGGCGGCGAAGGTGGCGAACGAGCTGGGAAGCCCGAGATCGCAGAACATGGTTCTCCTCGGGGCGCTCGTGAGCCTTCTCGGTCTTGAAGGCGCGGCATGGAAGGACCTGGTGGCGCGCTTCGTGCCGCCGAAGGCCAGGGACGTAAACCTGCTGGCCTTCGAGCGCGGCGCAGCCCTGGCGATGCGCTAG
- the iorA gene encoding indolepyruvate ferredoxin oxidoreductase subunit alpha — translation MKPVLLSGDEAVARGAFEAGCAVAAAYPGTPSTEILENLARYENVWCQWGSNEKVALEIALGASIGGARALAAMKHVGLNVAADPLLSMGYAGVNGGLVVVSADDPGCHSSQNEQDNRLYAPLAKVAMVEPSDSEECRTYIRAAFDLSEAFDTPVLFRMTTRVCHSKSLVVPGVPRDPAMKPYVRNTGKFALLPTVARVRHRLVEEKLLALEEYANTSPLNRIEWGASREVGIITSGIAYQHAREVFGDGASYLKLGLTFPLPSKLIRTFARSVSRLYVIEEGEPYLETKVRLLGFDCIGKELVPLCGELDAGILRAAFLPQPSPAGQKEDAPALPVAPPRPPVLCAGCPHRGFYAALGRRKKSVVGVGDIGCYGLGVNPPLEGFDYSICMGSSFSSAIGFSRALAQRGDARKVFAILGDSTFFHSGIPGLVDAVHLGANVCCCILDNRITAMTGHQETPGTARDLMGNEVVPVDVVALVKATGLPEERIRVVDPLDLAATGAAMDEAIAAQGPFVIVSRRPCVLLKDVAKSFEGQWCEVDQELCRQCRQCLKIGCPAIASKEGRIVIDDPVLCTGCGLCMQVCPFGAIRKGGSAR, via the coding sequence ATGAAGCCTGTTCTGTTGAGCGGCGACGAGGCGGTGGCGAGAGGCGCCTTTGAAGCGGGATGCGCCGTTGCGGCGGCCTATCCGGGGACGCCGAGCACGGAGATTCTGGAGAACCTGGCCCGGTACGAAAACGTGTGGTGCCAGTGGGGAAGCAACGAAAAGGTGGCTCTGGAGATCGCCCTGGGGGCGAGCATCGGCGGCGCCCGGGCGCTGGCGGCCATGAAGCACGTGGGGCTCAACGTGGCGGCGGACCCGCTGCTCTCCATGGGATACGCGGGGGTGAACGGAGGGCTCGTGGTGGTGAGCGCCGACGATCCCGGATGCCACAGCTCCCAGAACGAACAGGACAATCGCCTCTACGCGCCCCTGGCCAAGGTGGCCATGGTGGAACCCTCGGACAGCGAAGAGTGCCGCACGTACATCCGTGCCGCCTTCGACCTGAGCGAGGCCTTCGACACGCCGGTGCTCTTCCGCATGACCACCCGGGTGTGCCATTCCAAGAGCCTCGTCGTGCCCGGAGTTCCCCGGGATCCGGCGATGAAGCCCTACGTGCGCAATACGGGCAAGTTCGCCCTGCTGCCCACCGTGGCCCGGGTGCGGCATCGCCTTGTGGAGGAAAAACTCCTCGCCCTGGAGGAATACGCGAACACGTCGCCTCTCAACCGCATCGAATGGGGCGCCTCCCGGGAAGTGGGGATCATCACCAGCGGCATCGCCTACCAGCATGCCCGGGAGGTTTTCGGTGACGGAGCGAGCTATCTCAAGCTGGGGCTCACCTTCCCCCTGCCGTCGAAGCTGATCCGCACCTTCGCCCGCTCGGTGTCGCGGCTTTACGTCATCGAGGAGGGAGAACCCTACCTGGAGACGAAGGTCCGACTCCTCGGATTCGACTGCATCGGCAAGGAACTGGTCCCCCTCTGCGGCGAACTCGACGCGGGCATTCTCCGCGCCGCCTTTCTGCCCCAGCCGTCTCCGGCCGGGCAAAAAGAAGATGCCCCCGCGCTTCCCGTCGCCCCGCCCCGCCCGCCCGTGCTCTGCGCGGGCTGTCCCCATCGCGGCTTCTATGCGGCCCTGGGCAGACGGAAAAAATCCGTGGTGGGCGTCGGGGACATCGGTTGTTACGGCCTTGGGGTCAATCCGCCCCTGGAGGGGTTCGACTATTCCATCTGCATGGGGTCCTCCTTCTCCTCCGCCATCGGCTTTTCGAGAGCCCTCGCCCAACGCGGCGACGCGAGAAAAGTCTTTGCCATCCTGGGGGATTCCACCTTCTTTCACTCGGGTATTCCGGGCCTTGTGGACGCGGTGCACCTGGGGGCCAACGTCTGCTGTTGCATCCTCGACAACCGCATCACCGCCATGACGGGGCACCAGGAAACGCCGGGGACGGCCCGGGACCTCATGGGCAACGAGGTGGTTCCCGTGGATGTGGTGGCGCTCGTCAAGGCCACGGGACTTCCGGAAGAGCGGATCCGCGTGGTGGATCCCCTGGATCTTGCGGCGACGGGAGCGGCCATGGACGAGGCCATCGCCGCCCAGGGACCCTTCGTCATCGTGTCGCGCCGTCCCTGCGTGCTTCTCAAGGACGTGGCCAAATCCTTCGAGGGGCAGTGGTGCGAGGTCGATCAGGAATTGTGCCGCCAGTGCCGGCAATGTCTCAAGATCGGTTGCCCCGCCATCGCCTCCAAGGAGGGGCGGATCGTCATCGACGATCCCGTGCTCTGCACGGGATGCGGCCTCTGCATGCAGGTGTGCCCCTTCGGGGCGATCCGGAAGGGAGGGAGCGCGCGATGA
- the arsM gene encoding arsenite methyltransferase — protein sequence MSDIREDVRKKYAAAISARSGHACCGGRSGCGTGSGGGCDAITGGNYFPEDLPDLLQNMEIPTFGCGNPTAIASLRPGETVLDLGSGAGLDVLLAAVKVGPTGRVYGLDMTEEMLSEAERNRRRAGLENVTFLKGHMEEIPLPDESVDLVISNCVVNLSPDKDRVLAEVFRVLRRGGRVAISDVVLLRALPPAVHRSVAAWTGCIAGALSAEEFERKIRRAGFDDGDVRVTKVYSFSPEEARELFPDLSPEELPMVDGAAGSALVTARKGTGGAPS from the coding sequence ATGAGCGACATCCGGGAGGACGTGCGAAAGAAATATGCGGCGGCCATTTCGGCCAGAAGCGGGCATGCGTGCTGCGGCGGAAGGAGCGGCTGCGGCACCGGTTCCGGAGGCGGGTGCGACGCCATCACCGGAGGAAACTATTTTCCGGAGGATCTGCCCGACCTGTTGCAGAACATGGAGATTCCCACCTTCGGATGCGGCAATCCCACGGCCATTGCGTCGCTGCGGCCCGGGGAGACCGTGCTCGATCTGGGGAGCGGGGCGGGGCTGGATGTGCTGCTCGCGGCGGTCAAGGTGGGACCGACGGGGCGGGTGTACGGCCTGGACATGACGGAGGAGATGCTCTCCGAGGCGGAGCGGAACCGACGCAGAGCCGGGCTGGAGAACGTCACCTTTCTGAAGGGGCATATGGAGGAGATTCCGCTCCCCGACGAGAGCGTCGATCTGGTGATTTCCAACTGCGTGGTGAACCTTTCCCCGGACAAGGACCGCGTGCTGGCCGAAGTGTTCCGGGTGCTCCGGAGAGGCGGGCGCGTCGCCATCTCCGACGTGGTGCTTCTCCGCGCTCTTCCTCCGGCGGTGCACCGGAGTGTCGCCGCCTGGACGGGGTGCATCGCCGGGGCGCTTTCCGCGGAGGAGTTCGAGCGCAAAATTCGCCGCGCCGGATTCGACGACGGGGACGTGCGGGTCACGAAGGTCTATTCCTTCTCGCCCGAGGAGGCCCGGGAGCTGTTTCCGGACCTCTCCCCGGAGGAACTCCCCATGGTGGACGGCGCTGCCGGAAGCGCTCTCGTGACGGCGCGAAAAGGAACGGGTGGAGCGCCGTCTTGA
- a CDS encoding MarR family winged helix-turn-helix transcriptional regulator produces the protein MSGEDVRRLRRDLRQLLRLLGVLDREEARCCGVSLAQCHALLEVAGSPGLSLSELAERLLLDRSTVSRLVDGLVNDGLLVREASPEDRRYVTLSLSRQGEALVGGVERNMDEWLGSALRTLAEAERQKVFSGLELLAASLENAASRECR, from the coding sequence ATGAGCGGAGAGGATGTGCGACGACTTCGGAGGGATCTGCGGCAGCTCCTGCGTCTTCTGGGCGTGCTGGATCGCGAGGAGGCCCGGTGTTGTGGCGTGAGCCTCGCCCAGTGTCATGCACTGCTGGAAGTTGCGGGTTCTCCGGGGTTATCCCTGTCCGAGCTGGCGGAACGGCTGTTGCTGGATCGCAGCACCGTGAGCCGCCTGGTGGATGGGCTGGTGAACGATGGATTGCTTGTGCGGGAGGCGTCGCCGGAGGATCGCCGGTATGTGACGCTTTCGCTCTCCCGGCAAGGCGAGGCGCTGGTGGGTGGCGTGGAGCGGAACATGGACGAGTGGCTCGGTTCGGCTCTCCGCACCCTCGCGGAGGCGGAGCGGCAAAAGGTCTTCTCCGGATTGGAGCTGCTGGCGGCGTCGCTGGAAAACGCCGCTTCCCGAGAATGCAGGTAG
- a CDS encoding ParA family protein, giving the protein MSVLVVVNNKGGVGKTVLAAILAEEAARSGKRVLCVDMDPQGNMSAALGAVEKVSATVADVLQFPAGTVERAVVPSWWDGDGRLALIVSTGKLYEREFRLKALSEAVALVRKEHDLILVDTPPSLSRWAQAALLAADRVLVPVNPSSFALSGIEAVASFVAATKPELENRFDVVVTLYDRRITTHRELTETVQERYGVLGVLPRANRVVENVEQRRPWWTGVHRDRREEYRAVAARILGK; this is encoded by the coding sequence GTGAGCGTTCTGGTCGTCGTCAACAACAAGGGTGGGGTGGGAAAAACCGTGCTGGCGGCCATTTTGGCCGAGGAAGCGGCTCGCTCGGGAAAGCGGGTGCTCTGCGTGGACATGGATCCCCAGGGAAACATGTCCGCCGCGCTCGGCGCCGTGGAAAAGGTGTCCGCCACGGTGGCGGATGTGCTCCAGTTTCCCGCCGGAACCGTGGAACGCGCCGTCGTGCCCTCCTGGTGGGACGGTGACGGGCGCCTTGCTCTCATCGTCTCCACGGGCAAACTCTACGAGCGGGAGTTCCGCCTCAAAGCCCTGAGCGAGGCCGTCGCCCTTGTGCGGAAGGAGCACGACCTGATCCTCGTGGACACGCCTCCCTCCCTCTCGCGCTGGGCTCAGGCGGCACTTCTCGCCGCAGACCGGGTTCTCGTTCCCGTGAATCCCAGCTCCTTCGCCCTCTCGGGCATCGAAGCGGTGGCCTCCTTCGTCGCCGCCACGAAGCCGGAGCTTGAAAACCGCTTTGACGTGGTGGTGACCCTGTACGACCGACGCATCACCACCCACCGGGAACTCACCGAGACCGTGCAGGAGCGGTACGGCGTTTTGGGCGTGCTGCCCCGGGCGAACCGCGTCGTGGAGAACGTGGAGCAGCGGCGCCCCTGGTGGACGGGAGTGCACAGGGACCGCCGGGAGGAATACCGCGCCGTGGCGGCCCGGATCCTCGGGAAGTGA
- a CDS encoding t-RNA-binding domain-containing protein, with the protein MPEQTKPRVDKESTFDLLEIRLGRVVTVEEEPSSPKRAYKLTVDFGKFGVRTSVGRFTQHAPEELKGKLVLGVLNFEPRRVGETLSEVLILGVQYPKAESGEATFITPAVEAKIGGKLF; encoded by the coding sequence ATGCCGGAGCAGACGAAACCCCGGGTGGACAAGGAATCCACCTTCGACCTTCTGGAAATACGCCTCGGACGAGTGGTGACCGTGGAGGAGGAGCCCTCGTCGCCGAAGAGGGCTTACAAACTCACCGTCGATTTCGGCAAGTTCGGGGTGCGCACCAGCGTGGGACGTTTCACCCAGCATGCGCCGGAGGAGCTGAAGGGGAAACTTGTTCTGGGGGTGCTCAACTTCGAGCCCCGCAGAGTGGGGGAGACCCTGTCGGAGGTGCTCATCCTGGGAGTGCAGTACCCCAAGGCGGAGAGCGGCGAGGCCACCTTCATCACTCCCGCGGTGGAGGCGAAGATCGGCGGCAAGCTTTTCTGA
- a CDS encoding threonine ammonia-lyase, with the protein MENGNGSRGIAAKVVPDMTEVLRAWRSLQGKVHTTPFEHSPFLSDRSGAEVFVKWENLQRCRSFKIRGALNRMMNLTASERAAGVVTASSGNHAQGVATAARMLGVQALIYVPETCPEVKQEAIRRIGGDFVTLRRFGRLYDDTEAEALRVCREEERIFVSAYEDRYVVAGQGTVGVEMFLAEPDLEDIVCPLSGGGLLGGITVAAGALAPKARLWGAHAAANPSWAEAFRAGKVVPVEELDSLADALGGAASKHLFPFLRERLAGLDAVSEREIGEAIAFVHRTHHQVIEGGAATSVAALLSGRLPLEGRKVGVVVSGGNIDEGRLLRLLCPGA; encoded by the coding sequence ATGGAGAACGGAAACGGATCGAGAGGAATCGCCGCGAAAGTCGTTCCCGACATGACGGAGGTGCTGCGGGCATGGCGCAGCCTTCAAGGAAAGGTGCACACCACTCCCTTTGAGCACTCTCCTTTTCTGAGCGATCGCTCCGGGGCAGAGGTCTTCGTCAAATGGGAAAATCTCCAGCGCTGCCGCTCTTTCAAGATACGGGGCGCGCTGAACCGGATGATGAACCTCACGGCTTCGGAGCGCGCCGCGGGAGTCGTCACCGCGTCGAGCGGCAACCATGCCCAGGGCGTGGCCACGGCGGCCCGGATGCTTGGGGTGCAGGCCCTGATCTACGTACCCGAGACCTGCCCGGAGGTGAAACAGGAGGCCATCCGCCGCATCGGCGGCGACTTCGTGACGCTCCGGCGTTTCGGCCGCCTTTACGACGACACCGAGGCGGAGGCGCTGCGGGTCTGTCGGGAGGAAGAGCGGATCTTCGTCTCCGCCTACGAGGACCGCTACGTGGTGGCCGGGCAGGGAACGGTGGGCGTGGAGATGTTCCTCGCCGAACCGGACCTGGAGGACATCGTCTGTCCTCTCAGCGGCGGCGGGCTTCTCGGCGGCATCACCGTCGCGGCGGGAGCGCTCGCACCGAAAGCCCGCCTCTGGGGTGCCCATGCAGCGGCCAATCCCTCGTGGGCCGAGGCGTTCCGTGCGGGCAAGGTGGTTCCCGTGGAGGAGCTGGACTCTCTGGCGGACGCCCTCGGCGGCGCGGCGTCGAAGCATCTCTTTCCCTTTCTGCGGGAACGCCTGGCAGGTCTCGATGCTGTTTCGGAGCGGGAGATCGGGGAGGCCATCGCCTTTGTCCACCGAACGCACCACCAGGTGATCGAGGGCGGCGCCGCCACGTCGGTGGCGGCACTCCTCTCGGGGCGCCTTCCTCTCGAAGGACGCAAGGTGGGAGTGGTCGTCTCCGGTGGCAACATCGACGAAGGACGTCTGCTCCGTCTTCTCTGCCCGGGCGCGTAG
- a CDS encoding aminotransferase class I/II-fold pyridoxal phosphate-dependent enzyme gives MYIAEFGVEEWMNTYETRARHNVAETCVESLTVKELLTLVGNREEHLAALERTHLTYGDIPGSERLRGAISSLYRSRTAEDVLVTGGGIAANFLALWSLTEPGDHVVALLPTYQQLYSLPESFGAQVTRLFARAENSFLPDLDALRKAVSDKTKLIVLNYPNNPTGAKLDEALMKEIVAIADRCGAWILCDEIYRGLEHDAPYGTPSFVDLYDRAISTGSVSKVYSLAGLRTGWLTGPRDFLRTCFQHRDYTTISCGRLDDYLATLALEHRAVILERNLPLVRTNAALLADWVAAEPRVSCLPPKAGTTALLRLDIPVSSEEFCRRLLEEAGALLVPGECFEIPYTARIGFAPKTETLRDGVGALSGFLKRL, from the coding sequence ATGTACATCGCCGAGTTCGGTGTGGAAGAGTGGATGAACACTTACGAGACCAGGGCGCGCCACAATGTGGCGGAAACCTGCGTGGAATCGCTCACGGTGAAGGAACTGCTGACGCTGGTGGGAAATCGGGAGGAGCACCTTGCCGCGCTGGAGCGGACCCATCTCACCTACGGGGATATTCCGGGATCGGAGCGGCTTCGGGGAGCCATCTCCTCCCTCTATCGGAGCAGGACCGCCGAGGACGTGCTCGTCACCGGCGGCGGCATCGCCGCGAACTTCCTCGCCCTCTGGAGCCTCACGGAGCCGGGGGACCACGTGGTGGCCCTGCTCCCCACCTATCAGCAGCTCTACTCGCTTCCCGAGTCCTTCGGCGCACAGGTTACCCGCCTCTTTGCCCGGGCGGAGAACTCCTTTCTGCCCGACCTCGACGCCCTGCGGAAGGCCGTCTCGGACAAAACGAAACTGATCGTGCTGAACTACCCCAACAACCCCACGGGCGCGAAGCTCGACGAAGCCCTGATGAAGGAGATCGTTGCCATCGCGGACCGTTGCGGCGCATGGATTCTCTGCGATGAAATCTACCGGGGACTCGAACACGACGCCCCCTACGGCACCCCTTCCTTCGTCGATCTCTACGACCGGGCCATCAGCACGGGAAGCGTCTCCAAGGTCTATTCTCTCGCGGGGCTCCGCACGGGGTGGCTCACGGGTCCCAGGGACTTTCTCCGAACCTGTTTCCAGCACAGGGATTACACCACCATTTCCTGCGGCCGTCTCGACGACTACCTCGCGACGCTGGCGCTGGAGCACCGTGCGGTCATCCTGGAGCGCAACCTTCCCCTGGTGCGCACCAACGCGGCACTCCTCGCCGACTGGGTCGCCGCGGAACCCCGCGTCTCCTGCCTGCCGCCGAAGGCGGGAACCACCGCCCTGCTCCGGCTGGACATCCCCGTGTCCTCCGAGGAATTCTGCCGTCGTCTCCTGGAGGAGGCGGGGGCGCTCCTCGTTCCCGGAGAGTGCTTCGAGATCCCGTACACCGCGCGCATCGGCTTCGCCCCGAAGACGGAGACGCTCCGGGACGGCGTGGGCGCCCTCTCGGGCTTCCTGAAGCGGCTCTGA
- a CDS encoding NADP-dependent isocitrate dehydrogenase: protein MTTKIRMTTPLVEMDGDEMTRIIWKMLKQTLIEPYVDLRTEYYDLGLEHRNETNDEVTVAAAHATRRLGVAVKCATVTPNAQRVEEYKLKEMWKSPNGTIRAILDGTVFRVPILVDCIEPFVRTWKKPITLARHAYGDIYRDVEMYIPGKGRAELVFTDGKGGETRLVVHDFEGSGVLLGMHNLDESIANFARACFRFALDMRQDLWFSTKDTISKKYDHRFKDIFAEIFESEYREKFEASRIEYFYTLIDDAVARAVRSEGGFIWACKNYDGDVMSDMVASAFGSLAMMSSVLVSPDGKYEYEAAHGTVTRHYYEHLKGNPTSTNPMATLFAWTGALRKRGELDGLADLAAFADRLERSSLRTIEEGVMTRDLGILSTHPSKKIVGSEEFLREIRLRLEKSGEAGRSCR from the coding sequence ATGACGACGAAGATCCGAATGACGACACCGCTGGTGGAGATGGACGGGGACGAAATGACCCGGATCATCTGGAAAATGCTTAAACAGACGCTGATCGAACCATACGTGGACCTCAGGACTGAATACTATGACCTCGGGCTGGAACATCGGAACGAGACGAACGACGAGGTGACTGTTGCCGCCGCGCATGCCACGCGGAGACTCGGGGTTGCGGTGAAGTGTGCCACCGTTACGCCCAACGCGCAGCGCGTCGAGGAATACAAGTTGAAGGAGATGTGGAAGAGCCCCAACGGCACGATCCGTGCGATCCTGGACGGCACGGTCTTCCGCGTTCCCATCCTGGTCGACTGCATCGAACCCTTCGTGAGAACCTGGAAGAAGCCGATCACTCTCGCCCGGCACGCCTACGGCGACATCTACAGGGACGTGGAGATGTATATCCCCGGCAAGGGGCGGGCCGAGCTGGTCTTCACCGACGGGAAAGGTGGAGAGACACGGCTCGTCGTCCATGATTTCGAAGGCTCGGGCGTGCTTCTCGGCATGCACAACCTGGACGAATCCATCGCCAATTTCGCCAGGGCCTGCTTCCGTTTTGCCCTGGACATGAGGCAGGATCTCTGGTTTTCCACGAAGGACACGATCTCCAAGAAATACGATCACCGTTTCAAGGACATCTTCGCGGAGATTTTCGAGAGTGAGTACAGGGAAAAGTTCGAGGCGAGCCGGATCGAATATTTCTACACGCTCATCGATGACGCTGTCGCGCGGGCCGTCCGCTCCGAGGGCGGGTTCATCTGGGCATGCAAGAACTACGACGGCGATGTCATGTCCGACATGGTTGCCTCCGCTTTCGGGAGTCTTGCCATGATGAGCTCGGTGCTCGTCTCCCCCGACGGGAAATACGAATACGAAGCGGCGCACGGAACCGTGACGCGCCACTACTACGAGCACCTGAAGGGCAATCCCACCTCAACCAATCCCATGGCGACGCTGTTTGCCTGGACGGGAGCCCTTCGCAAGCGGGGTGAACTGGATGGACTGGCCGATCTCGCGGCGTTCGCGGATCGCCTGGAGAGGAGTTCCCTCCGGACCATAGAGGAAGGTGTGATGACCAGGGATCTGGGGATTCTGAGCACGCATCCCTCCAAGAAAATCGTCGGATCCGAGGAGTTCCTCCGTGAAATCCGGCTCCGGCTCGAGAAAAGCGGGGAAGCGGGTCGAAGCTGTCGCTGA